From the genome of Eucalyptus grandis isolate ANBG69807.140 chromosome 2, ASM1654582v1, whole genome shotgun sequence, one region includes:
- the LOC104425620 gene encoding classical arabinogalactan protein 25-like: MFKKRHHFLIIRMVSSWFVSSAIIVSFLALPSQSLASKQLNSATLPATAISSPPALSSDPLVLPFQGLSPDIAPLLPSPGAAVPASGGSSSIPTIPSTPSPPNPDDAPLGPAVAPEDPLMASSAIRTKPIVAMKVVAFSIWAASWAMQLLKM, translated from the coding sequence ATGTTCAAGAAAAGGCATCATTTCTTGATCATTAGAATGGTGTCTTCTTGGTTCGTGTCATCGGCAATCATTGTGTCCTTCCTGGCCCTGCCTTCGCAATCTCTTGCTTCCAAGCAGCTCAACTCAGCGACGCTGCCCGCCACCGCGATCTCGTCCCCGCCGGCCCTGTCGTCGGACCCCCTCGTGCTGCCTTTCCAAGGGCTCTCGCCGGACATCGCCCCTCTCCTGCCCTCCCCAGGTGCCGCCGTGCCGGCCTCCGGCGGGTCCTCCTCCATCCCCACCATCCCCTCCACTCCGAGCCCACCGAACCCGGACGATGCCCCTCTCGGCCCGGCGGTTGCGCCGGAGGACCCGTTGATGGCTTCCTCCGCAATTCGCACGAAGCCGATCGTAGCCATGAAGGTGGTCGCATTTTCTATTTGGGCAGCATCTTGGGCAATGCAGCTTCTGAAAATGTga
- the LOC120289217 gene encoding acyl carrier protein 1, chloroplastic-like: MASVTGTSLCMKFASCSLKRTQPSNSRISSLRSVSVPINTKGYPSLVSRRGSSRRQVLCAAKPETVDKVCAIVRKQLALPDDSAVTGDSKFAALGADSLDTVEIVMGLEEEFGISVEEESAQSITTVQEAADMIEKLIEKN, encoded by the exons ATGGCGTCCGTTACTGGAACCTCCCTTTGCATGAAGTTTGCTTCGTGCTCTTTGAAGCGGACCCAG CCATCAAACAGCAGAATCTCAAGTCTGAGATCAGTCTCAGTGCCCATCAATACGAAAGGCTATCCGTCTCTTGTTTCACGCCGAGGGTCATCCCGCCGTCAGGTTTTATGTGCG GCCAAGCCCGAGACTGTGGACAAGGTCTGTGCGATAGTGAGGAAGCAGTTGGCGTTGCCAGATGACTCTGCCGTTACAGGAGACTCTAAGTTTGCAGCACTTGGAGCTGATTCTCTTGACACG GTGGAGATTGTGATGGGGCTTGAGGAGGAATTCGGGATCAGCGTGGAGGAAGAGAGCGCTCAGAGCATCACCACCGTCCAAGAGGCTGCTGATATGATTGAGAAGCTCATTGAGAAAAATTAG